The following proteins are encoded in a genomic region of Cellulomonas sp. ES6:
- a CDS encoding alpha/beta hydrolase, translating to MSTEPRPVGAAHRSPAPAPARTRARPARPLPAFTAATAGAGLLLAAAAGLGVPRLDAGVAAVLLTATAAVAGVACLVTGVLALRRALGRWALVAAPLWLVGLLAAAGCLAVALAATHPPHPAAQRPPREAETVTMTAADGVVLAGWYLPSTSGAAVVLRHGSGSTSAAVVAHAQALHAAGYGVLATDARGHGASGGRGMDLGWSGELDIRAAVDLLVHRPDVDPGRIGVVGLSMGGEESLGAAGEDARIRAVVAEGATGRTRGDKTWLADEYGLAGRAQGVLDAVTYGLVDVLTPGAPPRTLAESVRRADGTPVLLLAAGTEPDEQSVAGRLAATAPERVEVWTVDGAPHTGALAADPAGWREHVVGFLDRALAAPG from the coding sequence GTGTCCACCGAGCCACGTCCGGTCGGCGCCGCGCACCGGAGCCCCGCGCCGGCGCCCGCCAGGACCCGCGCCCGGCCCGCGCGCCCGCTGCCGGCGTTCACCGCGGCGACGGCCGGCGCCGGGCTGCTGCTCGCCGCGGCCGCCGGCCTGGGGGTGCCGCGGCTCGACGCCGGGGTGGCGGCGGTCCTGCTGACGGCCACCGCTGCGGTCGCCGGCGTCGCCTGCCTGGTGACGGGCGTCCTCGCCCTGCGGCGCGCGCTGGGCCGGTGGGCGCTGGTGGCCGCCCCGCTGTGGCTGGTCGGGCTGCTCGCGGCGGCCGGGTGCCTGGCCGTGGCGCTCGCGGCCACCCACCCGCCCCACCCGGCGGCGCAGCGCCCACCGCGAGAGGCCGAGACCGTGACGATGACCGCGGCGGACGGCGTGGTGCTGGCGGGCTGGTACCTGCCGTCCACCAGCGGCGCGGCGGTCGTCCTGCGGCACGGCTCCGGGTCGACCAGCGCCGCCGTCGTCGCGCACGCGCAGGCGCTGCACGCCGCCGGCTACGGCGTGCTGGCGACGGACGCCCGCGGGCACGGCGCCAGCGGAGGCCGGGGCATGGACCTGGGGTGGTCCGGCGAGCTCGACATCCGCGCCGCCGTGGACCTGCTGGTGCACCGGCCCGACGTCGACCCCGGCCGCATCGGCGTCGTCGGCCTGTCGATGGGCGGGGAGGAGTCACTCGGCGCCGCCGGCGAGGACGCGCGGATCCGCGCGGTGGTCGCCGAGGGCGCGACCGGCCGGACCCGCGGGGACAAGACGTGGCTCGCCGACGAGTACGGCCTCGCCGGCCGGGCGCAGGGCGTGCTCGACGCGGTCACCTACGGTCTGGTGGACGTGCTGACGCCGGGCGCGCCGCCGCGGACGCTGGCGGAGTCCGTGCGCCGCGCCGACGGCACACCCGTGCTGCTGCTCGCCGCGGGCACCGAGCCGGACGAGCAGTCCGTGGCCGGGCGGCTCGCGGCCACGGCACCGGAGCGGGTCGAGGTGTGGACGGTCGACGGCGCGCCGCACACGGGCGCCCTGGCGGCGGACCCGGCCGGGTGGCGCGAGCACGTCGTCGGCTTCCTGGACAGGGCGCTGGCGGCACCCGGCTGA